The following proteins are co-located in the Psilocybe cubensis strain MGC-MH-2018 chromosome 5, whole genome shotgun sequence genome:
- a CDS encoding MYND-type zinc finger protein samB, whose protein sequence is MRESNFAFPAQNKACVCITSQLYDRRALDTTSPLPLFNSLTHLTYLTSTSPRIREIMTMDGGLERLVRILHEFCICPPPPENPAILYGLTPPNARLAKLSPALNPHSFDKHAAYRFSLAFQCIVNIGVRGSEPIRSRVVQAGTLEVVGCILEAWLANKGFAVGPSSSATGIPRETREQRQQRRIAQMEHRQREDAAHLQRALQRQLMVEQMQHRTANETQRQRVRQGRPSDEQDDLMDYSPAEGSMSHILLLSESHSQPSNSNSDTDVSTDNSMAATPQGSGTPTGSVVIPSRDRSGTIIARPIWDNQTAGPATAPTATATTAPPATAMALAASTTVRGRRTRHRELPPESPSASTDISRAETETEDDIDVDNDVDMDIDRHRIDSDVASASASPSPERRPRGVVVPVPRHNMGRRAVGIVSDEPNAGPQTLQVGGLGLDTDAHIIINEAGGVVGDGGVGVGVEVGVEDGIVSLEPNDDFAMGAPPGAPGAIIGAEGATPRVLNLNAMDGGAGGNAGERRRRGNTVDAPDVTPRAALVGLPMMAGAATIPAGTTRATQGGAHAHAHHRTATIRGRPAPTAAEATAGTGTTTAATGAGTGAGTTATVPTAAQTAAANLAAALGGVGLGGGVGGGQRAGSSSHHHRDADSGPYRDEDVLLSLQLLAYLSKYPHVRQAFYKPRVTFHPASVNLPGARFGVGVPAGSGASTRERRERERVVAGAPSSSSASVTTAGASSSTSTSPTASTSQNGFFRAFTNAASSNSRGKTSSSTPSTSTPSSSTSAAAMASSSSASNVNSQQTPVVSSTAASTGAPSSAKQTNVFSLVERFTFKPSSTETDLPNPPPRLPPEIQYWAGVIMRNACRKDDSRGGIRQCANMMCGKWETYPREFAKCRRCRKAKYCGKECQSTAWSEGHRFWCSAKDVDEDNLGEHAHAHGSSATSTTVAPTASQSVGVGVGNDAAGGTVRIAIEHGTEGNGNVPIINGNTPRVERRQRERERERERIHGTGGDGDGTTTTAAVTRGYRPGGVSASTSPSAPYVTPTTSTTTAAMGVAGPSRVAATTSQQTVGMSVSPRAEASGMARDRTVQPNAPHVRPRPVPTMRPPLTQAQLQQQAQDPTNTSYLTFHIQGAGPSNHQHHVQAQPQDQNVRRRAETITGATASSHHQQHRTAVEVAPNVVIPPPRSYVHASVSPTTTDWPMGGSSPAPPDVSMRADAGPSRRHRLVNIASPRSPTDDGQDDMVIG, encoded by the exons ATGCGCGAGTCCAATTTTGCCTTTCCAGCACAAAACAAGGCATGTGTATGTATAACATCTCAACTCTACGATAGGCGGG CGTTGGATACAACGTCGCCATTGCCACTCTTCAACTCACTCACACATCTTACGTATCTCACCTCGACGTCGCCCAGGATCCGCGAGATCATGACCATGGACGGCGGGCTCGAGCGGCTTGTGCGGATCCTGCACGAGTTTTGCATATGCCCACCGCCCCCCGAGAACCCAGCCATCCTGTACGGGCTAACGCCGCCCAATGCGAGACTGGCGAAGCTGAGCCCGGCATTGAACCCGCATTCGTTCGACAAGCATGCAGCGTACCGCTTCTCGCTGGCGTTCCAGTGCATCGTCAACATCGGCGTCAGAGGGAGCGAGCCGATCAGGAGCCGCGTGGTGCAGGCGGGCACGCTCGAGGTCGTGGGCTGCATCTTGGAGGCGTGGCTGGCTAATAAGGGGTTTGCGGTTGGTCCGAGCTCGAGTGCGACGGGGATCCCACGGGAAACGAGAGAGCAGAGGCAGCAGCGGCGCATTGCACAGATGGAGCACCGCCAGCGGGAGGATGCAGCGCATTTGCAGAGGGCATTGCAGAGGCAGCTCATGGTCGAGCAGATGCAACATCGGACCGCGAATGAGACTCAGCGCCAGCGTGTGCGCCAGGGGCGACCATCTGACGAGCAG GATGATTTAATGGACTACTCCCCCGCTGAAGGCTCAATGAGCCATATCCTCCTCCTATCCGAGTCACACTCGCAGCCATCCAACTCAAACAGCGACACCGACGTATCTACAGACAACTCAATGGCAGCAACACCACAAGGTTCAGGCACACCCACTGGATCCGTCGTTATTCCCAGCAGAGATCGCAGTGGCACTATCATCGCCCGGCCCATCTGGGACAATCAGACCGCAGGGCCAGCAACAGccccaacagcaacagcaaccacAGCACCCCCGGCAACAGCCATGGCGCTCGCAGCAAGCACTACCGTGCGTGGGCGACGCACGCGGCACCGCGAGCTTCCCCCCGAATCCCCATCTGCCTCAACAGACATCTCGCGCGCCGAGACTGAGACAGAAGACGATATCGACGTTGATAATGATGTGGACATGGACATTGACCGCCACCGTATTGACTCCGAtgttgcatctgcatctgcatcacCCTCGCCAGAGAGGCGACCACGGGGCGTTGTTGTTCCTGTGCCTCGGCATAACATGGGTCGGCGTGCTGTAGGTATTGTGTCCGATGAACCAAACGCAGGCCCACAGACTCTCCAGGTCGGTGGGCTCGGGCTTGATACCGATGCACATATCATTATCAATGAAGCCGGAGGCGTTGTTGGAGACGGAGGCGTGGGTGTCGGTGTTGAGGTCGGAGTCGAAGATGGGATTGTATCTTTAGAACCAAACGACGATTTCGCGATGGGTGCACCCCCCGGCGCCCCAGGAGCAATTATCGGTGCAGAGGGTGCAACGCCACGGGTGCTTAATCTTAATGCAATGGATGGTGGCGCAGGTGGAAATGCAGGCGAAAGGAGACGGAGAGGAAATACAGTAGATGCGCCTGATGTTACACCCCGCGCGGCCCTTGTCGGTCTACCTATGATGGCTGGGGCGGCAACGATACCTGCTGGGACAACTCGTGCGACCCAGGGTGGTGCccatgcacacgcacaccaTCGTACTGCTACGATCCGCGGTCGCCCTGCACCTACTGCCGCCGAGGCCACAGCAGGAACTGGAACAACTACAGCAGCTACCGGCGCTGGTACAGGAGCAGGAACTACAGCGACTGTTCCAACAGCGGCACAAACAGCCGCTGCAAACCTCGCGGCCGCACTAGGCGGTGTCGGTCTTGGGGgtggtgtgggtggtggGCAGCGGGCGGGCAGCAGTAGCCACCATCATCGCGATGCAGATTCGGGGCCGTACCGTGACGAGGATGTGCTCCTGAGCCTGCAGCTCCTTGCATACCTTTCGAAATACCCACACGTGCGCCAGGCATTCTACAAGCCCCGTGTGACATTTCATCCCGCGAGCGTCAATCTTCCTGGGGCTAGGTTTGGTGTGGGTGTACCTGCGGGGTCAGGGGCGAGTAcgagggagaggagggagagggagagggttGTTGCGGGTGcgccttcgtcttcatcagcCTCGGTAACAACAGCTGGTGCGAGCTCAAGTACAAGTACGAGTCCGACAGCGTCTACGTCACAAAACGGCTTTTTCAGAGCCTTCACCAATGCCGCCTCAAGCAATAGCCGAGGCAAaacatcatcttccaccCCTTCCACTTCTAcgccctcctcttccacatCTGCCGCTGCAAtggcctcctcctccagcgcTTCCAACGTTAATTCGCAACAAACACCCGTAGTATCTAGTACTGCAGCGAGCACAGGCGCGCCTTCATCTGCGAAGCAGACGAATGTATTTTCACTCGTGGAGAGGTTTACGTTCAAACCGAGTTCGACTGAGACTGACCTGCCAAACCCCCCGCCCAGGCTTCCACCAGAGATCCAGTACTGGGCGGGTGTGATTATGCGGAACGCGTGTAGAAAGGATGATAGCAGGGGTGGAATTCGGCAGTGTGCAAATA TGATGTGCGGGAAATGGGAAACCTACCCTCGAGAATTCGCCAAATGCAGACGATGCAGAAAAGCCAAATATTGTGGGAAGGAGTGCCAGAGCACAGCCTGGAGCGAAGGGCACAGGTTCTGGTGCAGTGCGAAGGATGTAGACGAGGACAATCTGGGAGAACATGCACACGCGCATGGGTCATCTGCTACGAGTACGACGGTTGCTCCGACTGCATCACAGAGTGTTGGTGTGGGCGTGGGTAATGATGCTGCAGGCGGAACAGTTAGGATTGCAATTGAACATGGGACTGAGGGGAACGGAAACGTACCTATCATCAATGGGAACACGCCACGGGTAGAACGGCGGCAACgagagagggaaagggagCGCGAAAGAATTCATGGTACTGGTGGAGATGGCGATGgaacaacgacaacggcTGCAGTGACACGAGGGTATAGACCTGGGGGTGTATCTGCATCGACGTCGCCGTCTGCACCATACGTCACTCCCAcgacatcgacgacgacggcagCGATGGGCGTTGCTGGTCCTTCGCGGGTGGCTGCAACCACGAGTCAGCAGACGGTCGGTATGAGTGTTTCGCCGCGCGCAGAGGCGAGCGGTATGGCGCGCGATCGAACAGTGCAGCCGAATGCGCCGCATGTGCGGCCGCGGCCCGTTCCTACAATGCGCCCGCCTCTCACACAGGCGCAATTACAGCAGCAGGCACAGGACCCGACGAACACGAGTTATCTGACGTTCCACATCCAAGGAGCTGGGCCTTCAAACCACCAACATCATGTGCAGGCGCAACCTCAAGATCAGAACGTTCGCAGGCGCGCAGAAACAATCACTGGTGCGACGGCGTCGAGCCACCACCAGCAACATCGTACTGCTGTGGAAGTTGCGCCGAATGTTGTTATTCCGCCACCGCGGTCGTATGTTCACGCTTCAGTATCTCCTACGACGACAGATTGGCCGATGGGAGGATCATCTCCTGCTCCACCAGATGTGTCGATGAGGGCGGATGCGGGGCCGTCAAGGCGGCATCGACTGGTGAACATTGCTAGCCCGCGATCGCCTACAGACGATGGACAGGATGATATGGTCATTGGATAG